In Flavobacterium lacustre, a genomic segment contains:
- a CDS encoding response regulator, with protein MKKKEIWIVDDDNIYQIIVRKIISKIELFSSFSSYKNGKDAIDALKKAIENNENIPDVILLDINMPIMDGWEFMDEIVSYKSKLKQKIAIYIVSSSIAVQDKDKAKTYTEILGFLSKPITMDALYEIVSEI; from the coding sequence ATGAAAAAAAAAGAGATATGGATAGTTGATGATGACAATATATACCAAATAATTGTCCGTAAAATCATTAGTAAAATAGAGTTGTTTTCATCTTTTTCTTCCTATAAAAACGGAAAAGATGCTATTGATGCTTTGAAAAAAGCAATCGAAAACAACGAAAATATACCAGATGTCATTTTATTAGATATTAATATGCCTATCATGGACGGATGGGAATTCATGGATGAAATAGTATCCTATAAATCAAAACTAAAGCAAAAAATAGCCATTTATATAGTTAGTTCATCAATTGCAGTTCAAGATAAAGATAAAGCTAAAACGTATACCGAAATTTTAGGTTTCTTGTCAAAACCCATTACTATGGATGCTTTGTATGAAATCGTATCCGAAATTTAA